One genomic segment of Paraburkholderia caffeinilytica includes these proteins:
- the glnE gene encoding bifunctional [glutamate--ammonia ligase]-adenylyl-L-tyrosine phosphorylase/[glutamate--ammonia-ligase] adenylyltransferase, translated as MTDATLLSSSYSHYAARAAAARPQIVAHVAALASAPLTRERIDARFDALCAEAAGAGGGPLSEDALKRALRQLRTEVFCAVMERDLAGEADVAEVTGAMTDLAETTIQRALAVVSAELETLYGEPRGPQGERLALGVVGMGKLGGRELNVSSDIDLIFIYEEDGETAGGQRPPIATQDFFTRLGKRLIGALAEVTADGYVFRVDMRLRPNGDSGPLVCSLGMLEEYFYVQGREWERYAWIKGRLVSEGASEAAQRLQKQLDAIVTPFVYRRYLDFGVISAIRALHLQIRQEAQRRASMRPDKADDIKLGRGGIREIEFSAQVFQLIRGGQDAGFRVRPTLAVLRHAATHGLLDTSVCVKLSQAYRFLRELEHRLQYRNDAQTHAMPVVPEERAALARAMGCDDYAALMLKLDAHREFVEQQFDQIFADKVSGRDGCGAPEDGAAVWVWSSALADESAEDALRARLVELGVSEPGELLARLRAVWQSSRYAGLAERSRQRFDIVAQRALEAARTLEPPERRGDTVARFFDLLEAVSRRGAYLALLTEYPQALHRVLSVLGGSRWAAGYLIRHPQLLDELLDDEAMDSPFDWPEFKRTLRLRLAAADGVEQQMDLLRHAHQAEVFRILLIDLAGRLSVEHVSDRLSELADAVLDVTLEAVWNQLAKRHRDVPKFAVIAYGKLGGKELGYASDLDVIFLYDDPDDAAADVYATYTRRLITWLTTATGAGTLFDVDLRLRPNGESGLLVTDLDAFRRYQLREGDAANTAWVWEHQALSRARYCAGDAEIGAKFEQIREQVLTTPREAAPLAKEIVEMRERVEAGHPNHTALFDLKHDRGGMVDIEFTVQYWVLLHAASDPELIRNTGNIALLREVSRFGLMSEAEAETVGAAYRIYRKLQHQLRLDGMEKARVDPALVATESEAVLGLWQRVFG; from the coding sequence ATGACTGACGCCACTCTCCTGAGTTCCAGCTATTCGCATTACGCGGCGCGTGCCGCGGCGGCGCGTCCGCAAATCGTGGCGCACGTGGCGGCGCTTGCGTCCGCGCCTCTGACACGCGAACGGATTGACGCGCGCTTTGACGCGCTGTGCGCCGAGGCGGCCGGCGCGGGCGGCGGCCCATTGAGCGAGGATGCACTCAAACGAGCCTTGCGGCAGTTGCGCACCGAGGTATTTTGCGCCGTGATGGAGCGCGACCTGGCAGGCGAGGCGGATGTCGCCGAAGTCACGGGCGCGATGACCGATCTGGCGGAGACGACGATCCAGCGCGCGCTCGCGGTCGTGTCCGCCGAACTCGAAACGCTCTACGGCGAACCGCGCGGACCGCAGGGCGAACGGCTCGCCCTCGGCGTGGTCGGGATGGGCAAGCTGGGTGGGCGTGAGCTGAACGTCTCGTCGGACATCGATCTGATCTTCATCTATGAAGAGGACGGCGAGACCGCGGGCGGTCAGCGCCCGCCGATCGCGACGCAGGACTTTTTCACGCGTCTGGGCAAGCGTTTGATCGGCGCATTGGCGGAGGTGACCGCCGACGGTTACGTGTTCCGGGTCGATATGCGCTTGCGGCCGAACGGCGATTCCGGGCCGCTCGTATGCAGCCTCGGCATGCTCGAAGAGTATTTCTACGTGCAGGGCCGCGAGTGGGAGCGCTATGCGTGGATCAAGGGCCGGCTCGTGTCCGAAGGTGCGAGCGAGGCAGCGCAGCGTCTGCAGAAGCAGCTCGACGCGATCGTCACGCCGTTCGTCTATCGGCGCTATCTCGACTTTGGCGTGATCAGCGCAATCCGTGCGCTGCATTTGCAGATTCGCCAGGAAGCGCAGCGGCGCGCCTCGATGCGGCCCGACAAGGCCGACGACATCAAGCTGGGTCGCGGCGGCATCCGCGAAATCGAATTCAGCGCCCAGGTGTTCCAGCTGATCCGCGGCGGCCAGGACGCCGGCTTCCGGGTGCGTCCGACGCTCGCTGTCTTGCGGCACGCGGCCACGCACGGGCTGCTCGATACCTCGGTCTGCGTGAAGCTTTCGCAGGCGTACCGCTTCCTGCGCGAACTCGAGCATCGCCTGCAATATCGCAACGACGCGCAAACTCACGCGATGCCGGTCGTTCCAGAGGAGCGCGCGGCGCTCGCGCGGGCAATGGGTTGCGACGACTATGCCGCGCTGATGCTCAAGCTCGACGCGCATCGCGAGTTCGTCGAACAGCAGTTCGACCAGATTTTCGCCGACAAGGTGAGCGGTCGCGATGGTTGCGGCGCACCGGAAGACGGCGCGGCGGTCTGGGTCTGGAGCAGTGCGCTCGCCGACGAAAGCGCCGAGGACGCGCTTCGCGCGCGCCTGGTCGAACTGGGTGTGTCCGAGCCGGGCGAGCTATTGGCGCGTTTGCGTGCGGTGTGGCAGTCGTCGCGTTACGCGGGGCTAGCCGAGCGGAGCCGCCAGCGCTTCGATATCGTCGCGCAGCGCGCGCTGGAGGCCGCGCGTACTCTCGAGCCGCCCGAACGGCGGGGCGATACGGTGGCGCGTTTCTTCGACCTGCTCGAAGCCGTGAGCCGGCGCGGCGCGTATCTCGCGCTGCTGACCGAATATCCGCAGGCGCTGCATCGGGTGCTGTCGGTGCTGGGCGGTTCGCGCTGGGCCGCCGGCTATCTGATTCGCCATCCGCAGTTGCTTGACGAGCTCCTCGACGACGAGGCGATGGACAGTCCGTTCGATTGGCCCGAATTCAAGCGCACGCTGCGCTTGCGCCTGGCCGCGGCGGATGGTGTCGAGCAACAGATGGATCTGCTGCGCCACGCGCATCAGGCCGAGGTGTTCCGCATCCTGCTGATCGATCTGGCCGGCAGGCTGAGTGTCGAGCATGTGAGCGACCGCCTGTCCGAACTCGCCGACGCCGTGCTCGACGTCACGCTCGAAGCAGTCTGGAATCAACTGGCCAAGCGCCACCGCGATGTGCCGAAGTTCGCCGTGATCGCGTACGGCAAGCTGGGCGGCAAGGAGCTCGGCTACGCGTCCGACCTCGACGTCATTTTCCTCTACGACGATCCGGACGATGCCGCCGCCGACGTCTATGCCACCTATACCCGTCGCCTCATCACCTGGCTGACGACGGCGACCGGCGCGGGCACCTTGTTCGATGTCGACTTGCGGCTGCGGCCGAACGGCGAGTCGGGGCTGCTCGTCACCGATCTGGACGCGTTCCGCCGTTATCAATTGCGTGAAGGCGACGCCGCCAACACGGCATGGGTGTGGGAGCATCAGGCGTTGAGCCGTGCGCGCTACTGCGCGGGCGACGCCGAAATCGGCGCGAAATTCGAGCAGATCCGCGAACAGGTGCTGACCACGCCGCGCGAGGCCGCGCCGCTCGCGAAGGAAATCGTCGAGATGCGCGAGCGCGTCGAGGCGGGGCATCCGAACCATACGGCGCTGTTCGACCTGAAGCACGATCGCGGCGGCATGGTCGATATCGAGTTCACCGTGCAGTACTGGGTGCTGCTGCATGCGGCGAGCGATCCCGAACTGATCCGCAATACCGGCAACATCGCGCTGCTGCGTGAAGTGTCGCGTTTCGGCTTGATGAGCGAAGCGGAAGCGGAGACGGTCGGGGCGGCTTATCGGATCTACCGGAAGCTGCAGCATCAACTGCGGCTGGACGGGATGGAGAAGGCGCGAGTCGATCCGGCGCTGGTGGCGACTGAGAGTGAGGCGGTGCTGGGGCTGTGGCAGCGGGTGTTTGGCTGA
- the recN gene encoding DNA repair protein RecN, which produces MLRHLSIRDFVIVAALDLEFDSGFTVFSGETGAGKSILIDALALALGARADANVVRTGETRADITAEFETHAQVEQWLDEQALGAAADDGHHGGTVMLRRVVDANGRSRAFINGTAATLAQLREVGEMLVDIHGQHAHQLLMRPDAQRELFDTHAGLAETATTVTRAWRSWREKVQAVEHAQTRDRELQLERERLAWQLTELDKLSPQPGEWEEVNAEHRRLSHSANLIDGVQGALGALSESDEAMITHLASIVSKVRDLAEIDPALNDVLAALEPAEIQLQEAAYSLSHYAQKLDLDPDRLAQVEKRLDALHSAARKFRLQPETLPEEHEARRAQLAALDAAADLDSLHAAETKAREAFLMEAKKLSKARAKAGKALGSAVTTGMQELSMKGGSFEVALVPLPEGGAHGLEQVEFRVAGHAGVPLRPLAKVASGGELARISLALAVIASAASPTPTLIFDEVDTGIGGGVAEVVGRLLHQLGQARQVLCVTHLPQVAARGDHHFQVAKSGNGKGGTVSSVTSLDRASRVEEVARMLGGLEITATTRKHAKEMLAA; this is translated from the coding sequence ATGCTTCGCCACCTCTCGATACGCGACTTCGTCATCGTCGCCGCGCTCGATCTCGAATTCGACAGCGGCTTCACCGTTTTCTCAGGCGAAACAGGCGCCGGCAAGTCGATCCTGATCGACGCACTGGCCCTCGCGCTCGGCGCCCGTGCCGATGCGAACGTGGTGCGCACCGGCGAGACCCGCGCCGACATCACCGCCGAATTCGAGACGCATGCGCAAGTCGAGCAATGGCTCGACGAGCAGGCGCTCGGCGCGGCCGCCGACGACGGCCACCACGGCGGCACCGTGATGCTGCGCCGCGTGGTGGATGCGAACGGCCGCTCGCGGGCGTTCATCAACGGCACGGCGGCGACGCTCGCGCAATTGCGCGAAGTCGGCGAAATGCTGGTGGATATTCACGGGCAGCATGCGCACCAGTTGCTGATGCGTCCGGACGCGCAGCGCGAACTGTTCGACACCCACGCCGGCCTCGCGGAAACCGCCACGACCGTCACGCGAGCATGGCGATCGTGGCGGGAAAAGGTGCAGGCCGTCGAACATGCGCAAACGCGCGACCGCGAGCTGCAACTCGAGCGCGAACGGCTCGCCTGGCAGCTTACCGAGCTGGACAAACTTTCGCCGCAACCCGGCGAATGGGAAGAGGTCAACGCCGAACACCGGCGCCTGTCGCATTCGGCCAACCTGATCGACGGCGTCCAGGGGGCGCTCGGCGCGCTGTCCGAGTCGGACGAGGCGATGATCACGCATCTCGCCTCGATCGTGTCGAAGGTGCGTGACCTCGCCGAGATCGACCCGGCGCTGAACGATGTGCTGGCGGCGCTGGAACCTGCCGAGATTCAGTTGCAGGAGGCGGCCTATTCGCTCAGCCACTACGCACAGAAGCTCGATCTCGATCCAGACCGCCTCGCCCAGGTCGAAAAGCGCCTCGACGCGCTGCACTCGGCCGCACGCAAATTTCGCCTGCAGCCCGAGACGCTGCCGGAAGAACACGAAGCACGTCGCGCGCAACTTGCCGCGCTCGACGCCGCAGCCGACCTCGACAGCCTCCACGCGGCCGAAACCAAGGCCAGGGAAGCCTTCCTTATGGAAGCGAAAAAACTGTCGAAGGCGCGCGCCAAGGCCGGCAAGGCTCTGGGCTCAGCAGTGACCACCGGCATGCAGGAACTGTCGATGAAAGGCGGCAGCTTCGAAGTGGCGCTGGTGCCGTTGCCGGAAGGTGGCGCGCACGGGCTCGAGCAGGTCGAATTCCGCGTCGCCGGTCATGCCGGCGTGCCGCTGCGGCCGCTCGCGAAGGTCGCCTCAGGCGGGGAACTGGCGCGGATCAGCCTCGCCCTGGCTGTCATTGCGAGCGCCGCGAGTCCGACGCCAACCCTGATCTTCGACGAAGTGGATACGGGGATCGGCGGCGGCGTCGCCGAAGTGGTTGGGCGGTTGCTGCATCAACTGGGGCAAGCACGTCAGGTGCTGTGCGTGACGCACTTGCCGCAAGTCGCCGCGCGCGGCGACCATCATTTCCAGGTGGCGAAGTCGGGCAACGGCAAGGGCGGCACGGTCAGCAGCGTGACCTCGCTCGACCGCGCGAGCCGCGTCGAAGAAGTCGCGCGGATGCTCGGCGGACTGGAGATCACGGCGACCACCCGCAAGCACGCGAAGGAAATGCTGGCGGCCTAG
- a CDS encoding NAD kinase, giving the protein MQVTSQFKTVALVGRNNTPGIGEPLTELASCIARRGFEVVFEADTAAEIGVTDYPALRPAEIGARADVAVVLGGDGTMLGIGRQLAPYRTPLIGINHGRLGFITDIPISDMREIVPQMLSGNFEREERMLLEARIMRNGAPIYHALAFNDVVVNRSGFSGMAELHVSVDGRFMYNQRSDGLIVATPTGSTAYALSSQGPILHPQLQGIVLVPIAPHALSNRPIVLPDDSKVSIQIVSGREVNVNFDMQSFTSLELGDTIEVRRSRHTVPMLHPVGYSHFATLRKKLHWNEYPSHEEDIKP; this is encoded by the coding sequence ATGCAAGTGACCAGCCAGTTCAAGACCGTCGCGCTCGTCGGGCGCAACAATACGCCGGGCATCGGCGAGCCGCTGACCGAGCTCGCCTCGTGCATCGCGAGACGCGGCTTCGAGGTTGTATTCGAAGCCGACACCGCCGCCGAAATCGGCGTCACCGACTATCCGGCGCTGCGTCCCGCCGAGATCGGCGCGCGCGCCGACGTTGCCGTCGTGCTGGGCGGCGACGGCACGATGCTGGGCATCGGCCGCCAGCTTGCGCCCTACCGCACGCCGCTGATCGGCATCAACCACGGGCGGCTCGGCTTCATTACCGACATTCCGATCTCCGACATGCGCGAGATCGTGCCGCAAATGCTCTCGGGCAACTTCGAGCGCGAAGAGCGCATGCTGCTCGAAGCGCGCATCATGCGCAACGGCGCGCCGATCTATCACGCACTGGCCTTCAACGACGTGGTGGTCAACCGTAGCGGTTTCTCCGGGATGGCGGAACTGCATGTCTCGGTGGACGGGCGCTTCATGTACAACCAGCGCTCCGACGGCCTGATCGTCGCCACGCCCACGGGCTCGACCGCTTACGCGCTGTCTTCGCAAGGGCCGATCCTGCATCCGCAATTGCAAGGCATCGTGCTGGTGCCGATCGCGCCGCACGCCCTGTCGAACCGGCCAATCGTGCTGCCGGACGACTCGAAGGTGAGCATTCAGATCGTCTCGGGCCGCGAAGTGAACGTCAATTTCGACATGCAGTCGTTCACTTCGCTGGAATTGGGCGACACGATCGAAGTGCGCCGCTCGCGTCATACGGTGCCGATGCTGCACCCGGTCGGCTACAGCCATTTCGCGACGCTGCGCAAGAAGCTGCACTGGAACGAATACCCGTCGCACGAAGAAGATATCAAGCCCTGA
- the hrcA gene encoding heat-inducible transcriptional repressor HrcA translates to MLDPRAQTLLKTLIERYIAEGQPVGSRTLSRYSGLELSPATIRNVMSDLEDLGLVISPHTSAGRIPTPRGYRLFVDTMLTVESAADEEAVMRIVKTTLQAGEPQKVVAAAAGVLSNLSQFAGVVLTPRRSHVFKQIEFMRLSDKRILLIIVTPEGDVQNRIMATQRDFSPAQLVEASNYINAHFAGLSFDDVRRRLREEIDELRGDMTTLMHAAVTASTDESDTGETVLISGERNLLEVADLSSDMARLRKLFDVFDQKTSLLQLLDVSSHAAGVQIFIGGESNLVPIEEMSVVTAPYEVNGKIVGTLGVIGPTRMAYNRVIPIVDITARLLSLTLSQQ, encoded by the coding sequence ATGCTAGATCCTCGCGCACAAACCCTCCTCAAAACGCTGATCGAGCGCTACATCGCCGAAGGTCAGCCGGTCGGCTCGCGCACGTTGTCACGCTATTCCGGCCTCGAACTGAGCCCGGCGACGATCCGCAACGTGATGTCCGATCTCGAGGATCTGGGGCTTGTGATCAGTCCGCATACTTCCGCGGGCCGCATTCCGACACCGCGTGGCTACCGGCTGTTCGTCGATACCATGCTGACGGTGGAATCCGCCGCGGACGAAGAAGCGGTGATGCGTATCGTCAAGACTACGCTGCAGGCGGGTGAGCCGCAGAAAGTCGTCGCCGCGGCGGCCGGCGTGCTGTCCAATCTGTCGCAGTTTGCCGGTGTGGTGCTTACCCCGCGCCGCAGCCACGTGTTCAAGCAGATCGAATTCATGCGCCTGTCGGACAAGCGCATCCTGCTGATCATCGTGACGCCCGAGGGGGACGTGCAGAACCGCATCATGGCAACTCAGCGCGATTTTTCGCCGGCGCAGCTGGTGGAGGCCTCCAACTACATCAACGCGCACTTCGCGGGCCTCTCGTTCGACGACGTGCGCCGCCGCCTGCGCGAAGAAATCGACGAATTGCGCGGCGACATGACCACGCTGATGCACGCCGCGGTCACGGCCAGCACGGATGAGTCCGACACCGGCGAGACCGTGCTGATTTCCGGCGAGCGCAACCTGCTCGAAGTCGCCGACCTGTCGTCGGACATGGCGCGCTTGCGCAAGCTGTTCGATGTGTTCGACCAAAAGACCAGTCTCCTTCAGTTGCTCGACGTGTCGAGTCACGCCGCCGGCGTGCAGATTTTCATTGGCGGCGAGTCGAATCTCGTGCCAATCGAGGAAATGAGCGTCGTCACCGCGCCTTATGAGGTGAACGGCAAGATCGTCGGCACGCTCGGCGTGATCGGGCCGACCCGCATGGCCTACAACCGCGTGATTCCGATTGTCGACATCACCGCGCGGCTGCTTTCCCTGACGCTGAGTCAACAGTAA
- the hemH gene encoding ferrochelatase, with product MRFDLERPSQNATSHRVAVLLINLGTPDAPTPRAVRRYLAQFLSDPRVVEIPALLWQVILRLLILPFRSPASAKKYAAVWMPEGSPLRVFTEKQVEGLRHLLQLNDYTVLVDYAMRYGTPGIPAMLNQLKLAGAERVLLMPMYPQYSSSTTATAFDEAFSALKRMRNQPEIRTVRQYADHPAYIAALAAQVHHYWHQHGRPDFAAGDKLVLSFHGVPKRTMDLGDPYHEQCQQTGALLMQALGLTQVECRITFQSRFGKAEWLQPYTAPTLKELGSAGVRRADVFCPGFTADCLETIEEIGMEVRDEFLHAGGQEFHRIPCVNASQPWVAALGEIVAQNLQGWPVQAVPVPHTSGA from the coding sequence ATGCGCTTCGACCTCGAGCGGCCATCGCAGAACGCCACGTCACACCGTGTCGCCGTGTTGCTGATCAATCTCGGCACGCCCGACGCGCCGACGCCGCGTGCGGTCCGTCGCTATCTTGCGCAGTTCCTGTCCGATCCTCGCGTGGTCGAAATTCCGGCGCTGCTCTGGCAGGTGATCCTGCGGTTGTTGATTTTGCCGTTCCGGAGCCCCGCGTCGGCGAAGAAGTACGCGGCTGTGTGGATGCCGGAAGGCTCGCCGCTGCGTGTCTTCACGGAGAAGCAGGTGGAGGGTTTGCGTCATCTGTTGCAATTGAACGACTACACGGTGTTGGTCGACTACGCCATGCGCTACGGCACGCCCGGTATTCCGGCCATGCTGAACCAGCTCAAACTGGCGGGCGCCGAGCGTGTGCTGCTGATGCCCATGTATCCGCAATATTCGTCGTCGACCACGGCCACGGCTTTCGACGAAGCCTTTTCGGCCCTCAAGCGCATGCGCAATCAACCGGAAATCCGCACGGTGCGCCAGTATGCCGATCATCCTGCGTATATCGCCGCGCTCGCCGCACAGGTGCATCACTACTGGCATCAGCATGGCCGGCCGGACTTCGCGGCGGGTGACAAGCTGGTGCTGAGTTTTCACGGCGTACCCAAGCGCACGATGGATCTTGGCGATCCGTATCACGAGCAATGCCAGCAAACCGGCGCGTTGTTGATGCAGGCGCTGGGACTGACGCAGGTGGAATGCCGCATCACCTTTCAGTCGCGCTTCGGCAAGGCCGAGTGGCTGCAACCGTACACCGCACCCACATTGAAGGAATTGGGCTCGGCAGGCGTGCGGCGTGCCGACGTGTTCTGCCCGGGCTTTACCGCCGATTGCCTTGAAACGATTGAAGAGATCGGCATGGAAGTGCGCGACGAGTTCCTCCATGCGGGTGGCCAGGAATTTCACCGGATTCCCTGCGTGAACGCCTCGCAGCCGTGGGTCGCCGCGCTTGGCGAAATCGTCGCGCAGAATCTGCAGGGCTGGCCCGTGCAAGCGGTGCCGGTGCCGCATACGAGCGGGGCGTAA
- a CDS encoding RNA-binding S4 domain-containing protein: MNYRISTEPGAKLRIDKWLWAARFFKTRSLAADAVDKGHVRIGGANVKPAKDVRVGDLVEIEIERIVWQVEVLGVCDVRGPASVAQTLYAETEESKVKRQVEQERRKTYREPAAALHGRPTKRDRRTIDKLSGGD, translated from the coding sequence ATGAATTACAGGATCTCGACCGAACCGGGCGCGAAGCTGCGCATCGACAAATGGCTTTGGGCGGCGCGCTTCTTCAAAACCCGTTCGCTGGCGGCGGATGCCGTCGACAAAGGGCATGTGCGCATCGGCGGCGCGAATGTCAAACCGGCCAAGGATGTGCGCGTCGGCGACCTGGTCGAGATCGAGATCGAGCGGATTGTCTGGCAAGTGGAAGTGCTGGGCGTGTGCGACGTGCGCGGCCCAGCCAGCGTCGCGCAGACGCTTTACGCGGAAACCGAGGAGAGCAAGGTGAAGCGGCAGGTCGAGCAGGAGCGGCGCAAGACGTACCGCGAGCCGGCTGCCGCTTTGCACGGCAGACCGACCAAGCGCGACCGGCGCACTATCGACAAACTTTCAGGTGGGGATTGA
- the grpE gene encoding nucleotide exchange factor GrpE, translating to MENTQENPTSQNPTPADETARQAAEAAASQQDAAASAAPEAPASGAEAALAEAEAKIVELQESFLRAKAETENVRRRAQEDVAKAHKFAIESFAEHLLPVVDSLEAAVAHSSDDLQKVREGVELTLRQLSGALEKGRVVALNPVGEKFDPHRHQAISMVPADQEPNTVVAVLQKGFVIADRVLRPALVTVAAPK from the coding sequence ATGGAAAACACGCAAGAGAACCCGACGAGCCAGAATCCCACGCCCGCCGACGAAACCGCGCGCCAGGCCGCCGAGGCTGCGGCATCCCAGCAGGACGCGGCTGCAAGCGCTGCGCCTGAAGCGCCGGCAAGCGGTGCGGAAGCCGCATTGGCCGAAGCAGAAGCGAAGATCGTCGAGTTGCAGGAAAGCTTCCTGCGGGCGAAGGCTGAGACTGAAAACGTGCGCCGCCGCGCCCAGGAGGATGTCGCCAAGGCGCACAAGTTCGCGATCGAAAGCTTCGCTGAGCATTTGCTGCCGGTGGTCGACAGCCTCGAAGCGGCGGTTGCCCACTCGTCCGACGACCTGCAAAAGGTGCGCGAAGGCGTCGAACTCACGCTGCGCCAGCTTTCCGGCGCGCTGGAGAAGGGTCGCGTCGTCGCCCTGAACCCGGTTGGCGAGAAGTTCGACCCGCACCGTCACCAGGCTATTTCGATGGTGCCGGCCGACCAGGAGCCGAACACCGTCGTTGCTGTGCTGCAAAAAGGCTTCGTGATCGCCGACCGCGTGCTGCGTCCGGCGCTCGTGACGGTCGCGGCGCCGAAGTAA
- the dnaK gene encoding molecular chaperone DnaK — MGKIIGIDLGTTNSCVAIMEGNSVKVIENSEGARTTPSIIAYMEDGEILVGAPAKRQSVTNPKNTLYAVKRLIGRRFEEKEVQKDIGLMPYKIMKADNGDAWVQVRDDKLAPPQISAEVLRKMKKTAEDYLGEQVTEAVITVPAYFNDSQRQATKDAGRIAGLEVKRIINEPTAAALAFGLDKAEKGDRKIAVYDLGGGTFDVSIIEIADVDGEMQFEVLSTNGDTFLGGEDFDQRIIDYIIGEFKKEQGVDLSKDVLALQRLKESAEKAKIELSSSQQTEINLPYITADASGPKHLNLKITRAKLEALVEELIERTIEPCRTAIKDAGVKVGEIDDVILVGGMTRMPKVQEKVKEFFGKDPRRDVNPDEAVAVGAAIQGQVLSGDRTDVLLLDVTPLSLGIETLGGVMTKMINKNTTIPTKHAQVYSTADDNQSAVTIKVFQGEREMAAGNKLLGEFNLEGIPPAPRGTPQIEVSFDIDANGILHVGAKDKATGKENRITIKANSGLSEAEIEKMVKDAEANAEEDHKLRELADARNQGDALVHSTKKALTEYGDKLEAAEKEAIEAALKDLEETLKSGSSDKAAIEAKIEVVATASQKMGEKMYADMQAAQGAEAAAAGAAGAGASASAGGANHQQQDDVVDAEFKEVKKD; from the coding sequence ATGGGCAAAATCATCGGCATCGACCTCGGCACGACCAACTCGTGCGTGGCGATCATGGAAGGCAATTCGGTCAAAGTGATCGAGAACTCGGAAGGTGCGCGCACCACGCCGTCGATCATCGCTTACATGGAAGACGGCGAGATTCTCGTCGGCGCGCCGGCTAAGCGTCAGTCGGTCACGAACCCGAAGAACACGCTGTACGCCGTCAAGCGCCTGATCGGCCGCCGCTTCGAAGAAAAAGAAGTGCAGAAAGACATCGGTCTGATGCCGTACAAGATCATGAAGGCCGACAACGGCGACGCATGGGTCCAGGTGCGCGACGACAAGCTGGCACCGCCGCAAATCTCGGCGGAAGTGCTGCGCAAGATGAAGAAGACCGCTGAAGACTACCTCGGCGAGCAGGTCACCGAAGCGGTGATTACGGTTCCCGCGTACTTCAACGACAGCCAGCGTCAGGCCACCAAAGACGCAGGCCGCATCGCCGGTCTGGAAGTGAAGCGGATCATCAACGAACCGACCGCAGCCGCTCTGGCATTCGGTCTGGACAAGGCCGAAAAGGGCGACCGCAAGATCGCGGTGTATGACCTGGGCGGCGGTACGTTCGACGTGTCGATTATCGAAATCGCCGACGTTGACGGCGAAATGCAGTTTGAAGTGCTGTCCACGAACGGTGACACGTTCCTCGGCGGCGAAGACTTCGACCAACGCATCATCGATTACATCATCGGCGAGTTCAAGAAGGAGCAGGGCGTCGATCTGTCGAAAGACGTGCTCGCGCTGCAACGCCTGAAGGAATCGGCTGAAAAGGCGAAGATCGAACTGTCGTCGAGCCAGCAAACCGAAATCAACCTGCCGTACATCACGGCCGACGCGTCGGGTCCGAAGCACTTGAACCTGAAAATCACGCGCGCCAAGCTGGAAGCGCTGGTCGAAGAACTGATCGAACGCACGATCGAACCATGCCGCACGGCGATCAAGGATGCGGGCGTGAAGGTCGGCGAAATCGACGACGTGATTCTGGTCGGCGGTATGACCCGCATGCCGAAGGTGCAGGAAAAGGTTAAGGAATTCTTCGGCAAGGATCCGCGCCGCGACGTGAACCCGGACGAAGCCGTGGCCGTTGGCGCCGCGATTCAAGGCCAGGTTCTGTCGGGCGACCGCACGGACGTTCTGCTGCTCGACGTGACCCCGTTGTCGCTCGGCATCGAAACGCTCGGCGGCGTGATGACGAAGATGATCAACAAGAACACCACGATCCCGACCAAGCACGCACAGGTCTACTCGACGGCTGACGACAATCAGAGCGCCGTGACGATCAAGGTGTTCCAGGGCGAGCGCGAAATGGCGGCGGGCAACAAGCTGCTGGGCGAGTTCAACCTTGAAGGCATTCCGCCGGCACCGCGCGGCACGCCGCAGATCGAAGTGAGCTTCGACATCGACGCGAACGGCATTCTGCACGTCGGCGCGAAAGACAAGGCGACCGGCAAGGAAAACCGCATCACGATCAAGGCGAACTCGGGTCTGTCCGAAGCCGAAATCGAAAAGATGGTGAAGGACGCCGAAGCGAACGCGGAAGAAGATCACAAGCTGCGTGAGCTGGCCGATGCCCGCAACCAGGGCGACGCACTGGTCCACAGCACGAAGAAGGCGCTCACCGAATACGGCGACAAGCTGGAAGCTGCTGAGAAGGAAGCGATCGAAGCCGCGCTGAAGGACCTCGAGGAAACGCTGAAGAGCGGTTCGAGCGACAAGGCCGCGATCGAAGCCAAGATCGAAGTGGTGGCCACCGCCTCGCAGAAGATGGGCGAGAAGATGTACGCCGACATGCAGGCAGCGCAAGGTGCCGAAGCTGCGGCAGCGGGCGCGGCAGGCGCGGGCGCATCGGCGTCGGCGGGTGGCGCGAACCATCAGCAGCAGGACGACGTGGTCGACGCCGAGTTCAAGGAAGTGAAGAAAGACTAA